One window from the genome of Ovis canadensis isolate MfBH-ARS-UI-01 breed Bighorn chromosome 21, ARS-UI_OviCan_v2, whole genome shotgun sequence encodes:
- the CDC42BPG gene encoding serine/threonine-protein kinase MRCK gamma isoform X6: protein MERRLRALERLARGEAGGGPGLDGLLDLLLGLHHELSSAPLRRERNVAQFLSWVSPFVAKVKELRLQRDDFEILKVIGRGAFGEVAVVRQRDSGQIFAMKMLHKWEMLKRAETACFREERDVLVKGDSRWVTALHYAFQDEEYLYLVMDYYAGGDLLTLLSRFEDRLPPELAQFYLAEMVLAIHSLHQLGYVHRDVKPDNILLDMNGHIRLADFGSCLRLNNSGMVDSSVAVGTPDYISPEILQAMEEGKGHYGPQCDWWSLGVCAYELLFGETPFYAESLVETYGKIMNHEDHLQFPDVPDVPASAQDLIRQLLCRQEERLGRRGLDDFRNHPFFEGVDWERLATSTAPYIPELRGPMDTSNFDVDDDTLNHPGTLPPPSHGTFLGHHLPFVGFTYTSGSPSPESSSEQLAPLERKLRCLEQEKLELSRKLQEALQTPSDHRELEQLRKEVQTLQDRLSETLGDSKADGCPAGSPGQDSDLRQERDQLLQELAEARVGQQAQARELREAKGRQEELLRKLQEAQEREAVMANQTQALNSQLEESYDAQSRLQAQVAALKREVTQLQRQRERSPEKASPQVKTFHTASETNGTGSPEGGGPQETQLKQEVAALRAQLEQARGQGPSGKEEVLCQLQEENRRLSQEQERLIEELEREQQSKQRLEGERRETESNWEAQIADILSWVNDEKVSRGYLQALATKMAEELESLRNVGTQTLPSRPLDHQWKARRLQKMEASARLELQSALEAEIRAKQGLQEQLTQAQEAQLRAESRLQEAEKRHQALQQEVALLREELRVRGPLDTKPSNSLIPFLSFRSSEKDSAKDAGTSGEAPELRPEGRRSLRLGAVFPRMPAASTPPTESPPAKPGSHTLRPRSFPSPTKCLRCTSLMLGLGRQGLGCDVCGYFCHPTCAPQAPPCPVPPALLHTALGVHPETGTGTAYEGFLSVPRPSGVRRGWQRVFAALSDSRLLLFDAPDPKLSPASGALLQALDLRDPQFSATPVLAPDVIHAQSKDLPRIFRVTASQLTVPPATCTVLLLAESEGERERWLQVLGELQRLLLDAQPRPRPVYTLKEAYDNGLPLLSHALCAAIVDQERLALGTEEGLFVIHLHSNDIFQVGECRRVQRLAVSPAAGLLVALCGRGPSVRLFALAELENVEATSAKIPESRGCQALAAGRILQARTPVLCVAVKRQVLCYQLGPGPGPWQRRIRELQAPAPVQSLGLLGDRLCVGAAGTFTLYPLLNEAAPLVLGAGLVPEELPPSRGGLGEALGAVELSLSEFLLLFTTAGVYVDSGGRKSRMQELLWPAAPTGWGYAAPYLTVFSENAIDVFDVRRAEWVQTVPLKKVRPLNPEGSLFLFGTEKVRLTYLRNPRAEKDEFDIPNLTDNSRRQLFRTKSKRRFFFRVSEEQLQQQRREMLKDPFVRSKLISTPTNFNHLVHVGPTDGRPGARDLPPLAVEEKGRGARGSGPQRPHSFSEASRRPASMGSDGLAKDADPMKRKPWTSLSSESVSCPQGSLSPAVSLIQVSERPRSLPPAPESESSP from the exons ATGGAGCGGCGGCTGCGCGCGCTGGAGCGGCTGGCGCGGGGCGAGGCCGGTGGCGGCCCGGGGCTCGACGGCCTCCTGGATCTGCTGCTGGGGCTGCACCACGAGCTCAGCAGCGCCCCCCTGCGGCGGGAGCGCAATGTGGCGCAGTTCCTGAGCTGGG TCAGTCCCTTCGTAGCAAAGGTGAAAGAGCTGCGGCTGCAGAGAGACGACTTTGAGATCTTGAAGGTGATCGGCCGAGGGGCCTTCGGGGAG GTCGCTGTGGTGAGGCAGAGGGACAGTGGGCAGATTTTTGCCATGAAAATGCTGCACAAGTGGGAGATGCTGAAGAGGGCTGAG ACGGCCTGTTTCCGGGAGGAGCGGGATGTTCTGGTGAAGGGGGACAGCCGCTGGGTGACCGCTCTGCATTATGCTTTCCAAGATGAGGAGTATCTG TACCTGGTGATGGATTACTACGCTGGAGGGGACCTCCTCACTCTGCTGAGCCGCTTTGAAGACCGCCTCCCGCCCGAGCTGGCCCAGTTCTACCTGGCTGAGATGGTGCTGGCCATTCACTCGCTGCATCAGTTGGGCTACGTCCACAG ggatgTCAAGCCAGACAATATCCTGCTGGACATGAACGGGCACATCCGCTTGGCCGACTTTGGCTCCTGCCTACGTCTCAACAACAGTGGCATG GTGGACTCATCGGTGGCAGTGGGGACACCTGACTACATCTCCCCCGAGATCCTGCAGgccatggaggagggcaagggCCACTACGGCCCACAGTGCGACTGGTGGTCCCTGGGGGTCTGTGCCTATGAGCTGCTCTTCGGGGAGACGCCCTTCTATGCTGAATCTCTGGTGGAAACCTACGGCAAGATCATGAACCACGAG GACCACCTGCAGTTCCCCGACGTGCCCGACGTGCCAGCCAGTGCCCAAGACCTGATCCGCCAGCTGCTGTGCCGCCAGGAGGAGCGTCTGGGCCGAAGAGGGCTGGATGACTTCCGGAACCACCCCTTCTTTGAAGGCGTGGACTGGGAGAGGCTGGCGACCAGCACTGCCCCCTACATCCCCGAGTTGCGTGGGCCCATGGACACCTCCAACTTCGATGTGGACGACGACACCCTCAACCATCCA GGAACCCTGCCGCCGCCCTCCCACGGGACCTTCTTAGGCCACCACCTGCCATTCGTGGGCTTCACCTACACCTCAGGCAG tcccagccctgAGAGCAGCTCTGAGCAGTTGGCGCCGCTGGAGCGGAAGCTCCGCTGTCTGGAGCAGGAGAAGCTGGAGCTGAGCCGGAAGCTCCAAG AGGCTCTGCAGACCCCCTCGGACCATCGGGAGCTAGAGCAGCTGCGGAAGGAAGTGCAGACTCTACAGGACAGGCTGTCAG AGACGCTGGGGGACAGCAAGGCAGACGGGTGTCCGGCTGGCAGCCCAGGCCAGGACAGTGACCTGCGGCAGGAGAGAGACCAGCTCCTCCAG GAGCTGGCTGAGGCTCGGGTGGGGCAGCAGGCACAGGCGCGGGAGCTTCGCGAGGCCAAAGGGCGGCAGGAGGAGCTGCTCCGGAAGCTGCAAGAGGCCCAGGAGAGAGAGGCAGTCATGGCCAACCAGACCCAAGCCCTGAACTCCCAGCTGGAGGAATCCTACGATGCCCAGAGCAGG CTGCAAGCTCAGGTGGCCGCCCTGAAGCGAGAGGTGACTCAGCTCCAGAGACAGCGGGAACGAAGCCCGGAGAAGGCGTCTCCCCAGGTCAAG ACCTTCCACACCGCCTCTGAGACCAACGGCACAGGGTCACCTGAGGGTGGCGGGCCCCaggagacacagctgaagcaggaGGTGGCTGCGCTGCGTGCACAGCTGGAGCAGGCCCGCGGCCAGGG GCCAAGCGGCAAGGAGGAGGTGCTGTGCCAGCTGCAGGAGGAGAACCGGCGGCTGAGCCAGGAGCAGGAGCGG CTCATAGAAGAGCTGGAGCGGGAACAGCAGAGCAAGCAAAGGCTGGAAGGTGAGCGGCGGGAGACGGAAAGCAACTGGGAGGCCCAGATCGCCGACATCCTCAGCTG GGTGAATGATGAGAAGGTGTCAAGAGGCTACCTGCAGGCCCTGGCCACCAAGATGGCCGAGGAGCTGGAGTCCTTGCGGAACGTGGGCACCCAGACTCTCCCTTCCCGGCCGCTG GACCACCAGTGGAAGGCACGGAGGCTGCAGAAGATGGAGGCTTCAGCCAGGCTGGAGCTGCAGTCAGCGCTGGAGGCCGAGATCCGGGCCAAGCAGGGCCTGCAGGAGCAGCTGACTCAGGCACAGGAGGCCCAGCTGCGGGCTGAGAG CCGTCTGCAGGAGGCCGAGAAGCGGCACCAGGCCTTGCAGCAGGAGGTGGCGTTGCTGCGGGAGGAGCTGCGGGTGCGTGGGCCGCTGG ACACCAAGCCTTCAAACTCCCTGATTCCCTTCCTGTCCTTCCGGAGCTCAGAG AAGGATTCCGCCAAAGATGCGGGCACCTCTGGAGAGGCGCCGGAGCTGAGGCCGGAGGGCCGCCGCAGCCTGCGGCTGGGG GCTGTGTTCCCCAGGATGCCTGCTGCCTCCACACCCCCTACAGAAAGTCCCCCTGCAAAG CCTGGCTCACACACGCTGCGTCCCCGGAGCTTCCCATCCCCCACTAAGTGTCTCCGCTGCACCTCGCTGATGCTGGGCCTGGGCCGCCAGGGCCTGGGCTGTGACG TTTGCGGCTACTTCTGTCACCCGACTTGTGCCCCACAGGCCCCCCCCTgccctgtgccccctgccctcctccacacGGCCCTGGGAGTGCACCCCGAAACGGGCACGGGCACCGCCTACGAGGGCTTCCTGTCG GTGCCACGGCCCTCGGGTGTCCGGCGGGGCTGGCAGCGAGTGTTCGCCGCCCTCAGCGACTCACGCCTGCTGCTCTTTGATGCCCCAGACCCGAAGCTCAGCCCGGCCAGCGGGGCCCTCCTGCAGGCTCTGGATCTGAG GGACCCCCAGTTCTCAGCCACCCCTGTCCTGGCCCCTGATGTTATCCACGCCCAATCCAAGGACCTGCCTCGCATCTTTAGG GTGACGGCCTCCCAGCTGACCGTGCCGCCTGCCACATGCACCGTGCTGCTGCTGGCGGAGAGCGAGGGTGAGCGGGAGCGCTGGCTGCAGGTGCTGGGCGAGCTGCAGCGGCTGCTGCTGGACGCgcagccccggccccggcctgtgTACACCCTCAAGGAGGCCTACGACAACGGGCTGCCGCTGCTGTCCCACGCGCTCTGCGCCGCCATCGTTG ACCAGGAACGCCTTGCTCTGGGCACCGAGGAAGGGCTGTTTGTGATCCACCTGCACAGTAACG ACATCTTCCAGGTGGGCGAGTGCCGGCGGGTGCAGCGGCTGGCCGTGAGCCCCGCTGCGGGCCTTCTGGTCGCGCTGTGTGGCCGAGGCCCCAGCGTGCGCCTCTTTGCCCTGGCAGAGCTGGAGAACGTGGAGGCAACCAGCGCCAAGATCCCCGAGTCTCGAGGCTGCCAGGCCCTGGCGGCCGGGCGCATCCTGCAGGCCCGCACCCCCGTGCTCTGTGTTGCGGTCAAGCGCCAGGTGCTCTGCTACCAGCTGGGCCCAGGCCCGGGGCCCTGGCAGCGCCGCATCCGTGAGCTTCAGGCACCAGCACCCGTGCAGAGCCTGGGGCTGCTGGGCGATCGGCTGTGCGTGGGCGCGGCTGGCACCTTCACCCTCTACCCGCTGCTTAACGAGGCAGCGCCTTTAGTGCTGGGGGCCGGTCTTGTGCCTGAGGAGCTCCCCCCATCCCGCGGGGGCCTGGGCGAGGCCCTGGGCGCTGTGGAGCTCAGCCTCAGTGAGTTCCTGCTGCTCTTCACTACTGCTGGGGTCTACGTGGACAGCGGCGGCCGCAAGTCTCGCATGCAAGAGCTGCTGTGGCCAGCAGCACCCACGGGCTGGG GTTATGCAGCCCCCTACCTGACAGTGTTCAGCGAGAATGCCATCGATGTGTTTGATGTGAGGAGGGCAGAATGGGTCCAGACCGTGCCACTCAAGAAG GTGCGACCCCTGAACCCAGAGGGCTCCCTGTTCCTCTTCGGTACCGAGAAGGTCCGGCTGACCTACCTCAGGAACCCGCGGGCAG AGAAGGACGAGTTCGACATCCCCAACCTCACGGACAACAGCCGGCGCCAGCTCTTCCGCACCAAGAGCAAGCGCCGCTTCTTCTTCCGCGTGTCAGaggagcagctgcagcagcagcgcAG ggagatgctgaaggacccTTTCGTGCGCTCCAAGCTCATCTCAACGCCCACCAACTTCAACCACCTGGTGCACGTGGGCCCTACAGACGGGAGACCTGGCGCCAGGGACCTGCCCCCTCTG GCTGTGGAAGAGAAGGGACGAGGTGCCCGTGGCTCTGGCCCGCAGCGGCCCCACAGCTTCTCCGAGGCCTCGCGGCGCCCAGCCTCCATGGGCAGTGACGGCCTCGCTAAAGACGCAGACCCCA TGAAGAGGAAGCCTTGGACATCTCTGTCCAGCGAGTCTGTGTCCTGCCCCCAGGGATCTCTGAGCCCTGCCGTCTCCCTGATACAG GTCTCAGAACGACCCCGgagcctccccccagcccctgaaTCTGAGAGCTCCCCTTGA
- the CDC42BPG gene encoding serine/threonine-protein kinase MRCK gamma isoform X4 produces the protein MERRLRALERLARGEAGGGPGLDGLLDLLLGLHHELSSAPLRRERNVAQFLSWVSPFVAKVKELRLQRDDFEILKVIGRGAFGEVAVVRQRDSGQIFAMKMLHKWEMLKRAETACFREERDVLVKGDSRWVTALHYAFQDEEYLYLVMDYYAGGDLLTLLSRFEDRLPPELAQFYLAEMVLAIHSLHQLGYVHRDVKPDNILLDMNGHIRLADFGSCLRLNNSGMVDSSVAVGTPDYISPEILQAMEEGKGHYGPQCDWWSLGVCAYELLFGETPFYAESLVETYGKIMNHEDHLQFPDVPDVPASAQDLIRQLLCRQEERLGRRGLDDFRNHPFFEGVDWERLATSTAPYIPELRGPMDTSNFDVDDDTLNHPGTLPPPSHGTFLGHHLPFVGFTYTSGSPSPESSSEQLAPLERKLRCLEQEKLELSRKLQEALQTPSDHRELEQLRKEVQTLQDRLSETLGDSKADGCPAGSPGQDSDLRQERDQLLQELAEARVGQQAQARELREAKGRQEELLRKLQEAQEREAVMANQTQALNSQLEESYDAQSRLQAQVAALKREVTQLQRQRERSPEKASPQTFHTASETNGTGSPEGGGPQETQLKQEVAALRAQLEQARGQGPSGKEEVLCQLQEENRRLSQEQERLIEELEREQQSKQRLEGERRETESNWEAQIADILSWVNDEKVSRGYLQALATKMAEELESLRNVGTQTLPSRPLDHQWKARRLQKMEASARLELQSALEAEIRAKQGLQEQLTQAQEAQLRAESRLQEAEKRHQALQQEVALLREELRVRGPLDTKPSNSLIPFLSFRSSEKDSAKDAGTSGEAPELRPEGRRSLRLGAVFPRMPAASTPPTESPPAKPGSHTLRPRSFPSPTKCLRCTSLMLGLGRQGLGCDVCGYFCHPTCAPQAPPCPVPPALLHTALGVHPETGTGTAYEGFLSVPRPSGVRRGWQRVFAALSDSRLLLFDAPDPKLSPASGALLQALDLRDPQFSATPVLAPDVIHAQSKDLPRIFRVTASQLTVPPATCTVLLLAESEGERERWLQVLGELQRLLLDAQPRPRPVYTLKEAYDNGLPLLSHALCAAIVDQERLALGTEEGLFVIHLHSNDIFQVGECRRVQRLAVSPAAGLLVALCGRGPSVRLFALAELENVEATSAKIPESRGCQALAAGRILQARTPVLCVAVKRQVLCYQLGPGPGPWQRRIRELQAPAPVQSLGLLGDRLCVGAAGTFTLYPLLNEAAPLVLGAGLVPEELPPSRGGLGEALGAVELSLSEFLLLFTTAGVYVDSGGRKSRMQELLWPAAPTGWGYAAPYLTVFSENAIDVFDVRRAEWVQTVPLKKVRPLNPEGSLFLFGTEKVRLTYLRNPRAEKDEFDIPNLTDNSRRQLFRTKSKRRFFFRVSEEQLQQQRREMLKDPFVRSKLISTPTNFNHLVHVGPTDGRPGARDLPPLAVEEKGRGARGSGPQRPHSFSEASRRPASMGSDGLAKDADPSKDSLTASTASASLPHVSTPFGRFKSDPGFSSPRSFCSWSSEEEALDISVQRVCVLPPGISEPCRLPDTGLRTTPEPPPSP, from the exons ATGGAGCGGCGGCTGCGCGCGCTGGAGCGGCTGGCGCGGGGCGAGGCCGGTGGCGGCCCGGGGCTCGACGGCCTCCTGGATCTGCTGCTGGGGCTGCACCACGAGCTCAGCAGCGCCCCCCTGCGGCGGGAGCGCAATGTGGCGCAGTTCCTGAGCTGGG TCAGTCCCTTCGTAGCAAAGGTGAAAGAGCTGCGGCTGCAGAGAGACGACTTTGAGATCTTGAAGGTGATCGGCCGAGGGGCCTTCGGGGAG GTCGCTGTGGTGAGGCAGAGGGACAGTGGGCAGATTTTTGCCATGAAAATGCTGCACAAGTGGGAGATGCTGAAGAGGGCTGAG ACGGCCTGTTTCCGGGAGGAGCGGGATGTTCTGGTGAAGGGGGACAGCCGCTGGGTGACCGCTCTGCATTATGCTTTCCAAGATGAGGAGTATCTG TACCTGGTGATGGATTACTACGCTGGAGGGGACCTCCTCACTCTGCTGAGCCGCTTTGAAGACCGCCTCCCGCCCGAGCTGGCCCAGTTCTACCTGGCTGAGATGGTGCTGGCCATTCACTCGCTGCATCAGTTGGGCTACGTCCACAG ggatgTCAAGCCAGACAATATCCTGCTGGACATGAACGGGCACATCCGCTTGGCCGACTTTGGCTCCTGCCTACGTCTCAACAACAGTGGCATG GTGGACTCATCGGTGGCAGTGGGGACACCTGACTACATCTCCCCCGAGATCCTGCAGgccatggaggagggcaagggCCACTACGGCCCACAGTGCGACTGGTGGTCCCTGGGGGTCTGTGCCTATGAGCTGCTCTTCGGGGAGACGCCCTTCTATGCTGAATCTCTGGTGGAAACCTACGGCAAGATCATGAACCACGAG GACCACCTGCAGTTCCCCGACGTGCCCGACGTGCCAGCCAGTGCCCAAGACCTGATCCGCCAGCTGCTGTGCCGCCAGGAGGAGCGTCTGGGCCGAAGAGGGCTGGATGACTTCCGGAACCACCCCTTCTTTGAAGGCGTGGACTGGGAGAGGCTGGCGACCAGCACTGCCCCCTACATCCCCGAGTTGCGTGGGCCCATGGACACCTCCAACTTCGATGTGGACGACGACACCCTCAACCATCCA GGAACCCTGCCGCCGCCCTCCCACGGGACCTTCTTAGGCCACCACCTGCCATTCGTGGGCTTCACCTACACCTCAGGCAG tcccagccctgAGAGCAGCTCTGAGCAGTTGGCGCCGCTGGAGCGGAAGCTCCGCTGTCTGGAGCAGGAGAAGCTGGAGCTGAGCCGGAAGCTCCAAG AGGCTCTGCAGACCCCCTCGGACCATCGGGAGCTAGAGCAGCTGCGGAAGGAAGTGCAGACTCTACAGGACAGGCTGTCAG AGACGCTGGGGGACAGCAAGGCAGACGGGTGTCCGGCTGGCAGCCCAGGCCAGGACAGTGACCTGCGGCAGGAGAGAGACCAGCTCCTCCAG GAGCTGGCTGAGGCTCGGGTGGGGCAGCAGGCACAGGCGCGGGAGCTTCGCGAGGCCAAAGGGCGGCAGGAGGAGCTGCTCCGGAAGCTGCAAGAGGCCCAGGAGAGAGAGGCAGTCATGGCCAACCAGACCCAAGCCCTGAACTCCCAGCTGGAGGAATCCTACGATGCCCAGAGCAGG CTGCAAGCTCAGGTGGCCGCCCTGAAGCGAGAGGTGACTCAGCTCCAGAGACAGCGGGAACGAAGCCCGGAGAAGGCGTCTCCCCAG ACCTTCCACACCGCCTCTGAGACCAACGGCACAGGGTCACCTGAGGGTGGCGGGCCCCaggagacacagctgaagcaggaGGTGGCTGCGCTGCGTGCACAGCTGGAGCAGGCCCGCGGCCAGGG GCCAAGCGGCAAGGAGGAGGTGCTGTGCCAGCTGCAGGAGGAGAACCGGCGGCTGAGCCAGGAGCAGGAGCGG CTCATAGAAGAGCTGGAGCGGGAACAGCAGAGCAAGCAAAGGCTGGAAGGTGAGCGGCGGGAGACGGAAAGCAACTGGGAGGCCCAGATCGCCGACATCCTCAGCTG GGTGAATGATGAGAAGGTGTCAAGAGGCTACCTGCAGGCCCTGGCCACCAAGATGGCCGAGGAGCTGGAGTCCTTGCGGAACGTGGGCACCCAGACTCTCCCTTCCCGGCCGCTG GACCACCAGTGGAAGGCACGGAGGCTGCAGAAGATGGAGGCTTCAGCCAGGCTGGAGCTGCAGTCAGCGCTGGAGGCCGAGATCCGGGCCAAGCAGGGCCTGCAGGAGCAGCTGACTCAGGCACAGGAGGCCCAGCTGCGGGCTGAGAG CCGTCTGCAGGAGGCCGAGAAGCGGCACCAGGCCTTGCAGCAGGAGGTGGCGTTGCTGCGGGAGGAGCTGCGGGTGCGTGGGCCGCTGG ACACCAAGCCTTCAAACTCCCTGATTCCCTTCCTGTCCTTCCGGAGCTCAGAG AAGGATTCCGCCAAAGATGCGGGCACCTCTGGAGAGGCGCCGGAGCTGAGGCCGGAGGGCCGCCGCAGCCTGCGGCTGGGG GCTGTGTTCCCCAGGATGCCTGCTGCCTCCACACCCCCTACAGAAAGTCCCCCTGCAAAG CCTGGCTCACACACGCTGCGTCCCCGGAGCTTCCCATCCCCCACTAAGTGTCTCCGCTGCACCTCGCTGATGCTGGGCCTGGGCCGCCAGGGCCTGGGCTGTGACG TTTGCGGCTACTTCTGTCACCCGACTTGTGCCCCACAGGCCCCCCCCTgccctgtgccccctgccctcctccacacGGCCCTGGGAGTGCACCCCGAAACGGGCACGGGCACCGCCTACGAGGGCTTCCTGTCG GTGCCACGGCCCTCGGGTGTCCGGCGGGGCTGGCAGCGAGTGTTCGCCGCCCTCAGCGACTCACGCCTGCTGCTCTTTGATGCCCCAGACCCGAAGCTCAGCCCGGCCAGCGGGGCCCTCCTGCAGGCTCTGGATCTGAG GGACCCCCAGTTCTCAGCCACCCCTGTCCTGGCCCCTGATGTTATCCACGCCCAATCCAAGGACCTGCCTCGCATCTTTAGG GTGACGGCCTCCCAGCTGACCGTGCCGCCTGCCACATGCACCGTGCTGCTGCTGGCGGAGAGCGAGGGTGAGCGGGAGCGCTGGCTGCAGGTGCTGGGCGAGCTGCAGCGGCTGCTGCTGGACGCgcagccccggccccggcctgtgTACACCCTCAAGGAGGCCTACGACAACGGGCTGCCGCTGCTGTCCCACGCGCTCTGCGCCGCCATCGTTG ACCAGGAACGCCTTGCTCTGGGCACCGAGGAAGGGCTGTTTGTGATCCACCTGCACAGTAACG ACATCTTCCAGGTGGGCGAGTGCCGGCGGGTGCAGCGGCTGGCCGTGAGCCCCGCTGCGGGCCTTCTGGTCGCGCTGTGTGGCCGAGGCCCCAGCGTGCGCCTCTTTGCCCTGGCAGAGCTGGAGAACGTGGAGGCAACCAGCGCCAAGATCCCCGAGTCTCGAGGCTGCCAGGCCCTGGCGGCCGGGCGCATCCTGCAGGCCCGCACCCCCGTGCTCTGTGTTGCGGTCAAGCGCCAGGTGCTCTGCTACCAGCTGGGCCCAGGCCCGGGGCCCTGGCAGCGCCGCATCCGTGAGCTTCAGGCACCAGCACCCGTGCAGAGCCTGGGGCTGCTGGGCGATCGGCTGTGCGTGGGCGCGGCTGGCACCTTCACCCTCTACCCGCTGCTTAACGAGGCAGCGCCTTTAGTGCTGGGGGCCGGTCTTGTGCCTGAGGAGCTCCCCCCATCCCGCGGGGGCCTGGGCGAGGCCCTGGGCGCTGTGGAGCTCAGCCTCAGTGAGTTCCTGCTGCTCTTCACTACTGCTGGGGTCTACGTGGACAGCGGCGGCCGCAAGTCTCGCATGCAAGAGCTGCTGTGGCCAGCAGCACCCACGGGCTGGG GTTATGCAGCCCCCTACCTGACAGTGTTCAGCGAGAATGCCATCGATGTGTTTGATGTGAGGAGGGCAGAATGGGTCCAGACCGTGCCACTCAAGAAG GTGCGACCCCTGAACCCAGAGGGCTCCCTGTTCCTCTTCGGTACCGAGAAGGTCCGGCTGACCTACCTCAGGAACCCGCGGGCAG AGAAGGACGAGTTCGACATCCCCAACCTCACGGACAACAGCCGGCGCCAGCTCTTCCGCACCAAGAGCAAGCGCCGCTTCTTCTTCCGCGTGTCAGaggagcagctgcagcagcagcgcAG ggagatgctgaaggacccTTTCGTGCGCTCCAAGCTCATCTCAACGCCCACCAACTTCAACCACCTGGTGCACGTGGGCCCTACAGACGGGAGACCTGGCGCCAGGGACCTGCCCCCTCTG GCTGTGGAAGAGAAGGGACGAGGTGCCCGTGGCTCTGGCCCGCAGCGGCCCCACAGCTTCTCCGAGGCCTCGCGGCGCCCAGCCTCCATGGGCAGTGACGGCCTCGCTAAAGACGCAGACCCCAGTAAGGACAGCCTCACCGCCTCCACTGCCTCTGCGTCCCTCCCCCATGTTTCCACCCCATTTGGACGCTTCAAATCTGACCCTGGATTTTCGTCCCCTCGCTCATTCTGCTCCTGGAGCAGTGAAGAGGAAGCCTTGGACATCTCTGTCCAGCGAGTCTGTGTCCTGCCCCCAGGGATCTCTGAGCCCTGCCGTCTCCCTGATACAG GTCTCAGAACGACCCCGgagcctccccccagcccctga